One genomic segment of Candidatus Latescibacterota bacterium includes these proteins:
- a CDS encoding carboxypeptidase regulatory-like domain-containing protein: MTMGVTCLRRLACLALCLLAVAPAALAATAIPTDAKGLPLWVPAVWTDFPVEISLPNAEAARALLDAVPLAAFQREDLRPVGDTPYSTALLLRTRVTEDEFAALEAAGVQPLRVRDTEREVQDAIEATWAAQQARGGEDARVGTRGVYHTFAQIEQILQDTAAAYPDIVHLESIGQSVLGRELWTLRISDNVNGAEEAEPEVRLCANIHGNEKIAVEMSLFLLDYLTSSYGVAGHEDVTDLVNSTEILLLPLVNPDGHVANTRSNNHGVDLNRNFPVPDGTIGGDGLWTEEPETQAIKAWGFGTHCVISQDSHSGAVVVNYPWDYTYTLAPDNDALIALSEEYSYYNLPMWNGDWFHGITNGAQWYVTKGSMQDWAYNETGALHVIVELSDSYQPPSSQLETYWDNNRESYMHWIRAARYGVNGRVTDVITGDPVAATVSVAGISKSVVTDPDVGDYYKLLDTGTYTVHVEADGYHAQDIPGVTTTWGAPTVLDIQLVPESTGVAEPPMAATLEGSFPNPFNPTTTLRFNLAHGGTVGLEILDTRGRHVRRLLGGEALSEGSHELLWDGRDDHGAALPSGVYYARLRVEGVAEDQAIKLLMLK; this comes from the coding sequence ATGACGATGGGTGTGACCTGCCTGCGCCGCCTGGCGTGCCTTGCTCTGTGCCTGCTGGCCGTGGCGCCCGCCGCCCTGGCCGCCACCGCGATCCCCACCGACGCGAAGGGCCTGCCCCTCTGGGTGCCCGCCGTCTGGACCGACTTCCCTGTGGAGATCAGCCTGCCGAACGCCGAGGCCGCCCGCGCCCTGCTGGACGCGGTGCCCCTGGCCGCCTTCCAGCGCGAAGACCTGCGGCCCGTCGGCGACACGCCCTACTCCACCGCGCTGCTGCTGCGCACCCGCGTCACCGAGGACGAGTTCGCCGCGCTCGAAGCCGCGGGTGTCCAGCCGCTGCGCGTGCGCGACACGGAGCGCGAGGTACAGGATGCCATCGAGGCCACCTGGGCCGCCCAGCAGGCGCGCGGCGGCGAGGATGCGCGCGTCGGCACGCGCGGCGTCTACCACACCTTCGCGCAGATCGAGCAGATCCTGCAGGACACGGCGGCGGCCTATCCCGACATCGTCCACCTGGAGAGCATCGGGCAGTCGGTGCTGGGGCGCGAGCTGTGGACGCTGCGCATCAGCGACAACGTGAACGGCGCCGAGGAGGCCGAGCCCGAGGTGCGGCTCTGCGCGAACATCCACGGCAACGAAAAGATCGCCGTCGAGATGAGCCTCTTCCTCCTCGACTACCTGACCAGCAGCTACGGTGTGGCGGGCCACGAGGACGTGACGGACCTGGTGAACAGCACCGAGATCCTCCTGCTGCCCCTCGTGAACCCCGACGGCCACGTGGCCAACACGCGCAGCAACAACCACGGCGTCGACCTGAACCGCAACTTCCCCGTGCCCGACGGCACGATCGGCGGCGACGGCCTCTGGACCGAGGAGCCCGAGACGCAGGCGATCAAGGCCTGGGGCTTCGGCACTCACTGCGTGATCAGCCAGGACAGCCACAGCGGCGCGGTGGTGGTGAACTACCCCTGGGACTACACCTACACGCTGGCCCCCGACAACGACGCGCTGATCGCGCTCTCCGAGGAGTACAGCTACTACAACCTGCCCATGTGGAACGGCGACTGGTTCCACGGCATCACCAACGGGGCGCAGTGGTACGTCACCAAGGGCAGCATGCAGGACTGGGCCTACAACGAGACGGGTGCGCTGCACGTGATCGTCGAGCTCTCGGACAGCTACCAGCCGCCCTCCAGCCAGCTCGAGACCTACTGGGACAACAACCGCGAGAGCTACATGCACTGGATCCGCGCCGCGCGCTACGGCGTGAACGGCCGGGTGACGGACGTCATCACCGGCGATCCCGTGGCGGCCACCGTGAGCGTGGCGGGCATCAGCAAGTCCGTGGTCACCGACCCTGACGTGGGCGACTACTACAAGCTCCTGGACACGGGCACCTACACCGTGCACGTGGAGGCGGACGGCTACCACGCCCAGGACATCCCCGGCGTCACGACCACCTGGGGCGCGCCCACCGTGCTCGACATCCAGCTCGTGCCGGAGAGCACCGGCGTTGCCGAGCCGCCGATGGCGGCGACGCTCGAGGGCAGCTTCCCCAACCCCTTCAATCCCACGACCACGCTGCGCTTCAATCTTGCCCACGGGGGTACCGTCGGGCTCGAGATCCTCGACACGCGCGGGCGGCACGTCCGCCGGCTGCTGGGCGGCGAGGCCCTGAGCGAGGGCTCGCACGAGCTGCTCTGGGATGGCCGCGACGACCACGGCGCCGCGCTGCCCAGCGGGGTCTACTACGCGCGTCTGCGGGTGGAAGGGGTGGCCGAGGACCAGGCGATCAAGCTGCTCATGCTGAAATAG